The Kryptolebias marmoratus isolate JLee-2015 linkage group LG7, ASM164957v2, whole genome shotgun sequence region ccacaactgCTTCAACAACTACAACTGCCTTAACCACAACCACAGATGCCACACTNccacagctgccccaacaacCACAGAAgctccaaccacaactacagGTGCTCCACCAACAACCACAGTTGccccaacaacaaacacagccGAACCAACCACAACTACAGTTGTTCcaccaacaaccacagctgccccaacaacaactacaggtGCTCCACCAACAACCACAGCCGATCCAACCACAACTACAGTTGCTCCACCAACAATGACAGGAGATCCAACAACCACTATAACTGCCACAACAAcgaccacagctgccccaacaacCACAGAAgctccaaccacaactacagGTGCTCCACCAACAACCACAGTTGccccaacaacaaacacagccGAACCAACCACAACTACAGTTGTTCcaccaacaaccacagctgccccaacaacaactacaggtGCTCCACCAACAACCACAGCCGATCCAACCACAACTACAGTTGCTCCACCAACAATGACAGGAGATCCAACAACCACTATAACTGCCACAACAAcgaccacagctgccccaacaacCACAGAAgctccaaccacaactacagGTGCTCCACCAACAACCACAGTTGccccaacaacaaacacagccGAACCAACCACAACTACAGTTGTTCcaccaacaaccacagctgccccaacaacaactacaggtGCTCCACCAACAACCACAGCCGATCCAACCACAACTACAGTTGCTCCACCAACAATGACAGGAGATCCAACAACCACTATAACTGCCACAACAAcgaccacagctgccccaacaacCACAGAAgctccaaccacaactacagGTGCTCCACCAACAACCACAGTTGccccaacaacaaacacagccGAACCAACCACAACTACAGTTGTTCcaccaacaaccacagctgccccaacaacaactacaggtGCTCCACCAACAACCACAGCCGATCCAACCACAACTACAGTTGCTCCACCAACAATGACAGGAGATCCAACAACCACTATAACTGCCACAACAAcgaccacagctgccccaacaacCACAGAAgctccaaccacaactacagGTGCTCCACCAACAACCACAGTTGccccaacaacaaacacagccGAACCAACCACAACTACAGTTGTTCcaccaacaaccacagctgccccaacaacaactacaggtGCTCCACCAACAACCACAGCCGATCCAACCACAACTACAGTTGCTCCACCAACAATGACAGGAGATCCAACAACCACTATAACTGCCACAACAAcgaccacagctgccccaacaacCACAGAAgctccaaccacaactacagGTGCTCCACCAACAACCACAGTTGccccaacaacaaacacagccGAACCAACCACAACTACAGTTGTTCcaccaacaaccacagctgccccaacaacaactacaggtGCTCCACCAACAACCACAGCCGATCCAACCACAACTACAGTTGCTCCACCAACAATGACAGGAGATCCAACAACCACTATAACTGCCACAACAAcgaccacagctgccccaacaacCACAGAAgctccaaccacaactacagGTGCTCCACCAACAACCACAGTTGccccaacaacaaacacagccGAACCAACCACAACTACAGTTGTTCcaccaacaaccacagctgccccaacaacaactacaggtGCTCCACCAACAACCACAGCCGATCCAACCACAACTACAGTTGCTCCACCAACAATGACAGGAGATCCAACAACCACTATAACTGCCACAACAAcgaccacagctgccccaacaacCACAGAAgctccaaccacaactacagGTGCTCCACCAACAACCACAGTTGccccaacaacaaacacagccGAACCAACCACAACTACAGTTGTTCcaccaacaaccacagctgccctaACAACAACCACAGCCGAACCAACCACAACTATGGttgctccaacaacaaccacaggtGCCCTAACatcaaccacagctgccccaacaacaactacaagAGCTACAACAACCACAACTGCTTCAACAACTACAACTGCCTTAACCACAACCACAGATGCCACACTGTTGACTGTCCCTGATCTAAACTTACCTGCTCTAAATTTACCCTTACTTGCTCCAGCCACTACCACAACTGCTTCAACAACTACAGAtgctccaaccacaactacTTCAATAGCAGCTACAACTGCCTCAACAATACCCACAGCAGCTCCGACCACAAGCACAGCTTCTCCAATCGCAACTCCATCTGTTTCAACAAGTAAGGATATGCCAACTACATCAGCTGCGCCAATCACAACTACATCTGCTTTAACAACTACTGTACCAACAACAACTGCTTCAACAACttcaaccacagctgccccaacaacaaccacagccgAACCAACCACAACTACAGTTGCTCCACCAACAACCACAGGAGccccaacaacaaccacaactgCTTTAACAACTACAACTGCTTTAACCACAACCGCAGTTGCCACACTTTTGACTGTCCCTGATCTAAACTTACCTGCTCTAAATTTACCCTTACTTGCTCCAGCCACTACCACAACTGCTTCAACAACTACGGATGCACCAACCACAACTCCTTCAATAGTACCTACAACTGCCTCAAAAACAACCACATTGGCTCTGACCACAAGCACAGCTGGTCCAATCTCAACTACATCTGTTTCAACAACTACTATACCAACAAAAACTACAGCTGCACCACAAACATCCACAGCTgttccaacaacaaccacagctacCCCAACAACTACAGCTactccaaccacaaccacagtTGCCACAGTGTTAACTATCCCTGCTCTAACCTTACCTGCTCTTACTTTACCAATAGTTGCTCCAACCACTCCTATGctaacaacaaccacagctgatacaacaacaaccacaggtgccccaacaacaactacaactgctttaacaactacagctgctccaATCACAACCACAGTTGCCACAGAGTTAACTCTCCCTG contains the following coding sequences:
- the LOC119617238 gene encoding uncharacterized protein PB18E9.04c-like, whose product is MPHXHSCPNNHRSSNHNYRCSTNNHSCPNNKHSRTNHNYSCSTNNHSCPNNNYRCSTNNHSRSNHNYSCSTNNDRRSNNHYNCHNNDHSCPNNHRSSNHNYRCSTNNHSCPNNKHSRTNHNYSCSTNNHSCPNNNYRCSTNNHSRSNHNYSCSTNNDRRSNNHYNCHNNDHSCPNNHRSSNHNYRCSTNNHSCPNNKHSRTNHNYSCSTNNHSCPNNNYRCSTNNHSRSNHNYSCSTNNDRRSNNHYNCHNNDHSCPNNHRSSNHNYRCSTNNHSAPPTTTADPTTTTVAPPTMTGDPTTTITATTTTTAAPTTTEAPTTTTGAPPTTTVAPTTNTAEPTTTTVVPPTTTAAPTTTTGAPPTTTADPTTTTVAPPTMTGDPTTTITATTTTTAAPTTTEAPTTTTGAPPTTTVAPTTNTAEPTTTTVVPPTTTAAPTTTTGAPPTTTADPTTTTVAPPTMTGDPTTTITATTTTTAAPTTTEAPTTTTGAPPTTTVAPTTNTAEPTTTTVVPPTTTAAPTTTTGAPPTTTADPTTTTVAPPTMTGDPTTTITATTTTTAAPTTTEAPTTTTGAPPTTTVAPTTNTAEPTTTTVVPPTTTAALTTTTAEPTTTMVAPTTTTGALTSTTAAPTTTTRATTTTTASTTTTALTTTTDATLTPTTTTSTSTTTTAAPTTIVPTRTTVAPTTTTSTSRTTGSPTTTTAAPTTTAPPNNNYSCTNRNHNCSNHNCSNHNCNGSENYSYSNYKCSNHYYINFKNYRYPNNNHSCSSHNHNCSNHNCNGSDNYSYSNYKCSNHYHINFNKCRYPNNNNHGCSNNNQNCSTNNCNSFYNHSYSNYYCSDHSCSNHNHNCNSSYNHSYFNYNHSNQNYSWPNPNHINCRNYRYPNHNHSCSNNCNGSYNHSYSNCDCSDHSCFNHTHINFNKCRYLNNNHIWSNHKCNSSYSHSYSNYNCSNQNHRCSNHNKNCSNHN